A stretch of DNA from Pseudoliparis swirei isolate HS2019 ecotype Mariana Trench chromosome 5, NWPU_hadal_v1, whole genome shotgun sequence:
ACCCTAaaggtcctctatagacctccctTCACTATGGCCAAGAACCGATACGGAGACCTGGTGAGAGGAGACCCCCCCACAGCCTTAaaggtcctctatagacctccgttCAGCcctagtcctctatagactTCAGTGTAGTCCTATTCCTCTATAGAATTTaatttagtcctggtcctctatagacctcagtgtagtcctggtcctccatagaatttagtttagtcctggtcctctatagacctcagtgtagtcctggtcctccatagaatttagtttagtcctggtcctctatagacttcagtttagtcctggtcctctatagactttagtttagtcctggtcctctatagactttagtttagtcctggtcctctatagacctcagtttagtcctggtcctctatagactttagtttagtcctggtcctctatagacttcagtttagtcctggtcctctatagacctcagtttagtcctggtcctccatagactttagtttagtcctggtcctctatagacctcagtttagtcctggtcctctatagacctcagtttagtccttgTCCTCTATAGAAttcagtttagtcctggtcctctatagacctcagtttagtcctggtcctctatagacctcagtttagtcctagtcctctatagacttcagtttagtcctggtcctctatagacctcagtttagtcctagtcctctagAGACttcagtttagtcctggtcctctatagacctcagtttagtcctggtcctctatagacctcagtttagtcctggtcctctatagacctcagtttagtcctggtcctctatagacctcagtttagtcctggtcctctatagacctcagtttagtcctagtcctctatagactttagtcctggtcctctatagacttcagtttagtcctggtcctctatagacctcagtttagtcctagtcctctatagacttcagtgtagtcctggtcctctatagacctcagtttagtcctggtcctctctagacttcagtgtagtcctggtcctctatagacctcagtttagtcctgatcctctatagacctcagtttagtcctagtcctctatagacttcagtttagtcctggtcctctatagacctcagtttagtcctggtcctctatagacctcagtttagtctgGCGCCAGTCCTTCCCGATAACTTCGATACCTTTAATCACTGAGAAACGATCCCCCGCGCCCTCCAGACGGAGCAGGAGTACCAGGTCCTGCAAGGCGCCGTGATCGACGCCCAGTTCGCGAAGAGGGGGAAGACGGCTTCGGGCCGCCGGCTGCGAGCGAACGCCAAGAAGCTCGGCTCCTACTTCGTGGACTACCGGAACATGGGCTACGTCACCGAGGTCAAGGACCAGGTGAGACGCCCCGCCCCACGTCACCTTCAGGCTGTTCTTTGAATATCATGAGCGTACATTTAAATCGATGATATGTGAATCCCCGTGTCAGGGTTTCTGTGGCTCCTGCTGGGCCTTCAGCACTACGGGGGCCATTGAGGGCCAAATCTACAAGAAGACGGGTCAGCTGGTGTCGCTGAGCGAGCAGAACCTGGTGGACTGCTCCCGGTCCTACGGCACCTACGGGTGCAACGGCGCCTGGATGGCCAACGCCTACGACTACGTGGTCAGCAACGGGCTGCAGGCCAGCGACGCCTACCCGTACAGCTCGGTGGTGAGGCTCCGCCCCATCCGGCTCCGCCCATATTATTGTTGTGCGTTCCGTGTGCACCCCGTCGCGTGACGTTCAGGGTCCGTCTGGTCCCCCGACAGGACACCCAGCCCTGCTACTACGACAGCCGGCAGGCGGTGGCCCACATCAAGGACTACAGGTTCATACCCAAAGGAGATGAGCAGGCCCTGGCCGACGCCGTGGCAACCATCGGGCCAATCACGATCGCCATCGACGCCAATCACTCCAGCTTCCTGTTCTACAGCTCCGGTCAGTGACGCCAGGAATTAGAAAAACAAACGTTAGACGAATGTCGTGAGAGGAAGTCTGGGATCTTGGAAAGTGGCGCAGTCTAGTCTCGGTTTTAAAGGcctcatattaaaatatatatatatatatatagatatatatatatatgtataaatataaatgtaaatataaataaatatgttaatgttatatttatgtgtgtatatatatacatatatataaatatattaatacatatgtgTTAATGTTCAcaatttactatatatatatattaatatatatatacacacatatatatatatatatatgtgtgtaattatatatatacatatatatgtgtgttaacatacaatatatatgttaattgtatgtatttatatatatatatatatacatatatatatatatatattcaaaagttcagataaaaaaactttttttcagaATTCCCCCAGAAATGTATGAAATTCATTTtccatgtatatatagatagatatatacaaaataacatattttttataatatatatatatatacaaagttAAATTTTGCTTTTGAAATTACAAATCatgaaattaaaatatttgttttaaatttgaAAGCGTTGAATTCTGAACATTAAAATGTCCAATACGTGgtttaaaaaagcaaaagaagTCACAGTTGAACCCCAGGTAAACACGACTCTCCACAGGCATCTACGACGAGCCGCTCTGCAACCCCAACAGCCTGAGCCACGCCGTGCTGCTGGTCGGCTACGGCTCCGACGGAGGCCAGGACTACTGGATCATCAAAAACAGGTCAGGACTCATAAATAACGTAAAGAACAACACAAGATCATTTTGACGAAGACTTCATCTTCTTCTACTCGttgtttcctcttctcctcagtTGGGGAAGCAGTTGGGGCGAAGGAGGCTACATGAGGATGGCCCGGGACGGCAGGAACACCTGCGGGGTCGCGAGCTACGCCCTGTACCCCGTTCTCTgatgatgaataataataactatatatattatgaaactTTATGcctcatttatacacatttattaataaaaaatatatattatgaaggttAATGACTcatttataatacatttattaataaaaactatatattatgaaggtttATACCTTATTTATACtacatttattcataaaaaacatatatgttGACGCTTTATGcctcatttatacacatttattgataaaaacgatatattatgaagctttatgCAGAGAGGTTAGTTCACACAGCATTCAGAGACAAATTTATACAATTCTTTTAATAAAAACgatatattatgaagctttcTGTCTCATTTATACACaattattaataaaaactatatattataaagGTTTGTGCCTCATTTATactacatttattaataaaaaactatatattatgaagctttcTCATAGCTGCATATTGTACTCTTTactcctctacatctctacatatctTTGAGTACCTGAGTTGCGCCACACCTCTCTGAACCTTGAGCCTGACTTCACGGCTACACTCATCTAGCGTCCCGCGTGAATAGCTCCAAGGTTCACCTGCTGCAGGTGTTCAtcggaggggggcggggcttatgacCGCTAGCCTCACACGGCTCACCGGACGGCTCGCCATGCGGTGGAATATCTGTTTGTCGTGGTGCTTTCTGCTTTGCTTCGGGTTCGGGTTTGGCAGACCGGCTCCGATCCAGCAGAAGACCAAAAGGTTCTGCGACCCGGCCTTCGCCAACCAGACGGCGTGCGCCGTCACCTGGGTAACGCAGCACTCCGTTAGCTTCTCATGAATTGGTTTCCCGCTTCTTTTTCATTAGTAAGaagtacattttgtattttattttaaataaacggTTGTGTGGGCACAACACATGAAGTTCTTCTGCTCACTGACCTCCAGCACTGTCAGCTTGACACCGCCGGGCATCGCTGTGAGCGGTGTAGAGAGGGTTACTATGGAAACGCAGCCGACGGGACCTGCCGGGCCTGTCCCTGCCCGCGAACACGGAACAAGTCGGTAACTTTTTTATCACCGTTAGCTCTACTGCTCTGCGTCAGCACGAATTACGTATTTcttctgtgtctctgcagcTTCGCTCTGGCCTGCCTGGACGTCGGCTCTGGAGTCGTGGAATGTTTGTGTCGACGTGGCTACGGCGGCGCCGcgtgtgagaggtgtgtctgTGACGCGGCCGCCAGAACACAGTTAACAGAAAGAGAGTCGGCATTGAATGCCCAGGGAGATGTTGAAGGCTGATATTTCTGaagccccccccacccaaaaagAAATATCATAACTAGGTTTCATATCAAacacaacaacgtaacgcaacattGTGACTAAAAGCAACCTGACGAAATAACATGACtaaaaacaacgtgactaaaaACAACGTGATGAAACAACGTGACTAAAAACAAGTAACAACGTCTACGTGACAAAAAACAACGTGACAAAAAACAACGTGACGAAAAACAACGTGACgaaaaacaacgtgactaaaaACAAGGTGACtaaaaacaacgtgactaaaaACAATGTGACtaaaaacaacgtgactaaaaacaacgtgactaaaaacaacgtgactaaaaACAACATGACGAAACAACGTGACTAAAAACAAGGTGACTAAAAACAAGGTGACGCCTTCAATCAGGACTGACGGTACACTCAGAAGCTCAAAAGCAGCTTTCCCCTCTTGTTTATGTCCTCTTCAAGATGTTCGTTCGGTTACTACGGCAACCCGATGGCGCACGGCGGCGGCTGCACGCCCTGCAAATGCAAAGGGGGCGTGAACGTTTGTGATTCTCAGACTGGAGGTAATTATACATGTTCACGGGAATTCATATACGACTGTAAAAAGTTTGATGGAATCGTCTTTcagtcaaacaggaagtggaaaccGGCAGAGTTCCTTCTACAGCGGGTGTAATTATTACAATTCCATATAATGACCATCTTGTGAAGGGGCTGTGATTTTAAATAGGTATACTTTGCAATGATTGCTGCTTACTGATTGTAGATAATGACACACGCCGCACATGGTGGGTGAAAATGAGATAATAACCTTTATGTCCACACgttgttttaaaagaaaatcctgCAGAGTACTTCTAACGTTTAAGGTTTTTAATGCTTTTATAACCAGAGCAGGAAGACGCATCTTTAAAATCGACGCCTCGACACAAAAACTGCATCGCAGCTTTTAATCTCGTGTCCCGCCGACAGAATGCGACGcctgcgccgccgccgcgctgctCGACCTGGAAAAGATGGCCGACGAGCTGCAGAACATCACCGACGGGTCCGCCGGCCTCGACCGGCTGGAGGCCGACGTCTCCGGAACCGAGGTGAGCTCGATGAAGGTTTTTCCGGTAGTTCTCGGTTGAACTGTCCTTTAAAATGGGAGTTGGCGCCCTCTTCTGGCGcagttgcagattgcaaccggcTAAATATCATTTCCCGCTCACTCCTGATATGATATACCTCATTCTACGCTGAGGACAACACGACATACCGTAATTTAAGATGTTTGTACGCTAATTTTGCATATTTCACACTTTCTAGTGACAGAGACCCCCAAAATGCTTCGGCTTCTCTCACACAACCGTTTATAGCTCGATTTACGAAATAATTTACGCAATTCGTAGATATTCCACGGGAGTTTTCCCCCAGAAGACCACGTCGACACCCCTTGATTAAGTTATGGCACTTCTGTAGCTATTTTAAGATGAGTTTATTTTTGGAAAGACCACGTGAATGTCACATCCGTCCAAAAATGAGGAATATGTCTAAATGTGAGGACGCGTTTGGATTCCTACACACTGGCCCTTCACAATAACGAGCTTCCCGACTTCCGCTCCATTCTTACCCGACAACAACGTTTCTCCAGACGTCAGAGTTCCTCTTCACCTCCGTCGTTCTTTTTGCAGTTTCTGGTCGGGAGGTTCATTGCCGCTCTGAGACTCCTGGAGCCAGAGGTGGAACATCTGGAGGCCGACGTGGAGGTCGTCAGAGGCAAGGTACCTGGAGGGAATGATTGTTTGCACAGCCATAAAACACCTTAACCTTACTGCGATGTATGAACTAATTAGTGCAGAGCGTAATAACATTATCTGCCATATTTCCAGACACTTAAAACTAAATCAGATCTGGGGAAGCTCTCGCAGAACGCGGATGGAACGGCGCTGAAGGCCGAGGATCTCGTCTCTGAAGCCGAAGCTCTCCTCACACCGATCCGAGGTACGGACGTTGATGACATCGCCGCTCGGCCGACGGAGACTGAAGGATGAGTCAAATCCACAGACGTATCGATGACGGCAGTGTTTTGGTTATTTGCGGTCCGTCAGATTTGATGGAGCGGCAAACCGAGGCGCCGCCCGGAGAGCCGGTCGCTCCCCCCGACGAGGccgagatgatggaggaggctCGCCGCCGCCTGCAGGAAGTGAGAAGAGGAGGCTGCGGCGCTCAGAGAGACGGAGCGGAAGGAGAGCTGGAGGACACACGCACATGTGAGATTTATAAAaaacgaagcatagacttctatacaaccagaggagtcaccccctggtggtcaggagagagaatgcagctttatcgaatgaagcatagacttctatacaaccagaggagccccctggtggtcaggagagagaatgcagctttaacacatgaagcgtagacttctatacaaccagaggagtcgccccctggtggtcaagagagagaatgcagggtTTAAGATCCAAAAGGCTACATTTCTTTATGTAACTGCAGGTCAAAAGTATTATTTCTATGCAGCTCTGGTTGTTTACTGATATCCAACAATTATGATAGACAACCCTAAAAAATGATCATGAATGCAACGGTCCAGTTGTCTAAGTCTGTGAGTTCTCCTC
This window harbors:
- the cts12 gene encoding procathepsin L; amino-acid sequence: MRGKHVVSRLPVRPARLLLRAALLSAVLIGPRLAASESDEASPTEWELWKSSHSVAYEDTDDVQRKNIWESNRQMIEDNNEGFFMGRRPFTMAMNRYGDLTEQEYQVLQGAVIDAQFAKRGKTASGRRLRANAKKLGSYFVDYRNMGYVTEVKDQGFCGSCWAFSTTGAIEGQIYKKTGQLVSLSEQNLVDCSRSYGTYGCNGAWMANAYDYVVSNGLQASDAYPYSSVDTQPCYYDSRQAVAHIKDYRFIPKGDEQALADAVATIGPITIAIDANHSSFLFYSSGIYDEPLCNPNSLSHAVLLVGYGSDGGQDYWIIKNSWGSSWGEGGYMRMARDGRNTCGVASYALYPVL